Proteins encoded in a region of the Elizabethkingia bruuniana genome:
- the recF gene encoding DNA replication/repair protein RecF (All proteins in this family for which functions are known are DNA-binding proteins that assist the filamentation of RecA onto DNA for the initiation of recombination or recombinational repair.) translates to MLIQSIRLNNFKNHAFRQFDFSPQINCFVGNNGVGKTNILDALYYLSVGKSFLGNTDQNNILQGEEFFNIEAMVADDEKENIIKVQQPLNSKKIIKKNDKSYDRLADHIGFLPSVIISPYDNNLISDSGEARRRFLDGMISQTDTEYLFNIIQYQKTIQQRNALLKAFQKNRYFDADSLDIYQHHLIKSGNIIYEKRKSFNEKFSPIVQKFYQLISDGKEDIEINYQSDLSEQDFEAILIQNLEKDRMLTYTSRGTHKDDLNFLMRQFPLKKTGSQGQQKTFLISLKLAQMQMIKDITGKSPILLLDDIFDKLDDNRVSQLIALVNKENFGQIFITDTHKDRTQSIVQRINEESRIFEL, encoded by the coding sequence ATGCTGATACAATCTATTCGCTTAAACAATTTTAAAAATCATGCTTTTCGCCAATTTGACTTTTCACCACAAATCAATTGTTTTGTCGGGAACAATGGCGTAGGCAAGACTAATATATTAGACGCACTATATTACCTTTCGGTTGGAAAAAGTTTTCTGGGCAATACAGATCAGAACAATATTTTGCAAGGCGAAGAGTTCTTCAACATCGAAGCAATGGTAGCTGACGATGAAAAAGAAAATATTATAAAAGTTCAGCAGCCGCTGAATTCTAAGAAGATTATTAAGAAGAATGACAAGTCATATGACCGTCTTGCTGACCACATTGGTTTTCTGCCTTCGGTTATTATCTCTCCTTATGATAACAATCTGATATCTGATTCGGGGGAAGCGCGCAGAAGATTTCTGGATGGTATGATCTCTCAAACCGATACCGAATATCTTTTCAATATAATCCAATACCAAAAAACGATTCAGCAAAGAAATGCTTTACTAAAAGCTTTTCAGAAGAACCGTTACTTTGATGCCGATTCTCTGGATATTTATCAGCACCATCTGATAAAGTCCGGGAATATAATCTATGAGAAGAGAAAATCGTTTAATGAGAAGTTTTCTCCTATTGTACAGAAATTCTACCAGTTGATCTCTGATGGAAAGGAAGACATAGAAATCAATTACCAGTCTGATCTATCAGAACAGGATTTTGAAGCAATTCTGATCCAGAATCTGGAAAAAGACAGAATGTTGACTTATACCTCAAGGGGTACTCATAAGGATGATCTTAATTTTCTTATGCGCCAGTTTCCATTAAAGAAAACAGGATCACAGGGACAGCAGAAAACTTTCCTTATCAGCCTGAAACTTGCGCAGATGCAGATGATAAAAGATATCACCGGAAAGTCACCTATTCTTTTGCTGGATGATATTTTTGACAAACTAGATGACAACAGGGTAAGTCAGTTAATAGCACTGGTAAATAAAGAGAACTTCGGGCAAATTTTTATTACGGATACCCATAAAGACCGCACACAATCTATTGTACAGCGTATTAATGAAGAAAGCAGAATTTTTGAGTTATAG
- a CDS encoding alpha-2-macroglobulin family protein, translating into MQRIAKIFSLLLVILSGVSLHAQNYYDQQWKKINDNYAKGMVKSNLPIVLDIQKQAMKDNNTIELINALKAEFVIVNQTRDDEKNDSASQFFEKIKKHEKNLKGDELLVYRALQVKFVDDYLKRNQWRIQDRTNIDNQDFGQIETWSKLDFKKYFTQNFNDLGKIKNEIRKISMTKYQKLFANTQDIAYFPSVQDWVALQYVDFLKDNVLFTPNELKANNAKILEVYNDQIASNSGNPKLFYEYLKAQYEVSFGQLSEAEARKKYEAIVNSSTDGDYKVYILNDIAGSLASANPKEAMSILKKAKEMYPKSEFQNNIKNTENSITTPVITVSYESFTLPQQPIHLSVNYKNADAFAMNIYQVTDINSFISHIKDSYRNPLLKVAKQLVKKESYQLKNTGDYKNHISSVELSALKNGLYIAEYIVDGKSQGSYWFSVTDSRIIYNKIASNGSNNVLRLISRNNGESKKNTNLTFYDYSEYNKPVVKSSAKTDPQGIFVFPENKTQNYKRYLIEDSEKNISFIEAYGGNYYDQPRVDITEKTAQIFLDRAIYRPGQTVYFKVINTQYSNKKETVVVGMKQKIKLVDANGEDVSEQTFTTNEFGSYNGNFILPKGKLNGQFMLETDEGSVSFRVEEYKRPNFEITFEDIKGEYKFGQTIHMKGKAVSFSGVPLSNATLNYEIKKQDIRYRYFYWFAPTSNENSILGTVKTNEKGEFDIPVDLKKDDKLKGIQVNEYVVNASVTDTNGETQENSSTFRVASVSHFIEAEEVKPAFANEDIKVKVATKNYNNQKLGKSYQAKLSLLESPERIFRNNFEDFVQDVPVFSKENFIQKFPHDYFDKSELANNRKEKQTVLQKTATDEEFSLGKLAAGTYKLEFYNIEGQDTIKTEKVFEVWDRKSLGNGQKPFFRLMNNQKDYARGEKAKVYLYSAIPEAKVYVYVQNGNGETKTEEKYIKNGVLEYEIAIPADPAVKQLNLQFTLAAYNDIQTLSTNLPVRNETEPMKIELTTFRDKIQPGSKEKWTVKITGKNKEKAVAELLANMYDMSLDQFAANTYTFRNFNFERFIQQNYGVGTESLNSVRFNKREKYLNAKTVFAPYFNWFDQYGALGGLATNVRIRGGSTLRKANVAYEAAVDQKSVMDMVPAPVAAAKVADSSSKKEIEEVVVTGYGKAKKKEDLDKVPVRSNLNETVFFYPNLKTDKDGNVSFEFTSPEALTKWKLMFLAHDKNANAATLEQTIVTQKDFSVTPNYPRFLREGDEINMQVKLNNLVEKALSGSVQLQILNADTNEDISSKFGLNNMIQNFDINATSSKSVNWTFKVPNDVSGIIIKTVAKAGQYSDGEQKAVPVLPNRMLVTDALPIFVKEGQTKTFVLDQLKSNNSTTIANVSNTLELTTNPIWEVLFALPSLKNDINNSADVVFNKWFADVLASEIFKANPRMKKIFEEYQEKGLLESNLEKNQELKQLLLEETPWVFEAKDEKQQMQMLARLFDANNMRNSILDDWSTLKQLQNGDGGFSWYAGSPSSFSTSLYILKNLGKINEWLKDKGGVNDYQNTPQNEMVSTLTAYLDREINRYWKPKDMNPWNNLVLDYLDTRHYWEAQYPLKNTGATLKSQVIAKAKTAKITDFTFYGLSRAALLFNNYGLKDVSEKLMTYLKETSTDTKTQGVYWKQNLDAWGWYASKAINHALAMQAFNKLKPSDAIIEDMKIWLITQKEVNHWETSRATAEVIYTIMNSGKSWTTPEADKATVIWGGKELTKTDTQATGYIKSSVKSPELDKKLAEVTVTKPGPGIVQGGLFWQYYEDLDKVKSSETYISVTKELYKKVKTENGEELKKITADTPLRVGDKVTVRMILNTDRPMEYIHIKDMRAAGFEPTEVLSGYQWKNNLGYYQSTKDASTNFYIEQMPKGKYVFEYDVVANIAGKFSNGITTMQNYYAPQMNAHTQGTNVTVASH; encoded by the coding sequence ATGCAACGCATTGCCAAAATTTTTAGCCTGCTGTTGGTCATTTTATCGGGTGTCTCATTACATGCCCAGAATTACTATGATCAGCAATGGAAAAAGATTAACGATAATTATGCAAAAGGAATGGTAAAATCCAATTTGCCAATAGTATTGGATATTCAGAAACAAGCTATGAAAGATAACAACACCATTGAGCTAATCAATGCTTTGAAGGCAGAGTTTGTCATTGTCAACCAAACGCGAGACGATGAGAAAAATGATTCTGCAAGCCAGTTTTTTGAAAAAATCAAGAAGCACGAAAAGAATCTGAAAGGTGACGAGTTATTAGTGTATCGTGCCTTACAGGTAAAGTTTGTAGACGATTATTTAAAACGAAATCAATGGAGAATTCAGGACAGAACCAATATAGACAATCAGGACTTTGGTCAGATTGAAACGTGGTCTAAGCTGGATTTTAAGAAATACTTTACACAGAATTTCAATGATCTTGGAAAGATTAAAAATGAAATTCGTAAAATTTCCATGACCAAATACCAGAAGTTATTTGCCAATACACAGGATATTGCTTACTTCCCGTCTGTTCAGGACTGGGTAGCTTTGCAGTATGTAGACTTTTTAAAAGATAATGTATTATTTACACCAAATGAATTAAAAGCAAATAATGCTAAAATTCTGGAAGTTTACAATGATCAGATTGCATCTAATTCAGGAAACCCTAAATTGTTTTATGAATACCTTAAAGCCCAGTATGAGGTAAGCTTTGGTCAGTTATCAGAAGCGGAAGCCCGTAAAAAATATGAAGCAATTGTAAATTCTTCCACAGATGGAGATTACAAAGTCTATATTCTGAATGATATAGCAGGAAGCCTTGCTTCTGCAAACCCTAAAGAGGCAATGTCTATTTTGAAGAAAGCAAAGGAAATGTATCCTAAGAGCGAGTTTCAGAATAACATAAAAAATACAGAGAATAGTATTACAACTCCGGTAATAACGGTAAGCTATGAATCGTTCACATTACCTCAGCAGCCTATTCACTTATCTGTTAACTATAAAAATGCAGATGCCTTTGCAATGAATATTTATCAGGTAACTGATATCAATTCATTTATCAGCCATATTAAAGACAGCTATAGGAACCCCTTGTTAAAGGTTGCAAAACAACTTGTGAAAAAGGAAAGTTATCAGTTGAAAAATACAGGCGATTATAAAAACCATATTTCTTCTGTAGAATTGTCTGCATTGAAGAATGGTCTTTATATTGCCGAATATATTGTGGATGGGAAATCTCAGGGAAGCTACTGGTTCTCCGTAACAGATTCCCGTATTATCTATAATAAAATTGCGAGTAATGGGTCTAATAATGTACTGAGGCTGATCAGCAGAAATAATGGTGAGTCTAAGAAAAATACAAACCTTACTTTTTATGACTATAGCGAGTATAACAAGCCTGTAGTTAAATCTTCTGCTAAAACAGATCCGCAGGGTATTTTTGTGTTCCCGGAAAATAAAACCCAAAATTACAAACGTTATCTGATTGAAGATTCTGAGAAAAATATCAGCTTTATAGAAGCTTATGGCGGGAATTATTATGATCAGCCACGAGTTGATATTACCGAAAAGACAGCTCAGATATTTTTAGACAGAGCTATTTACAGACCCGGGCAGACTGTTTATTTCAAAGTGATTAATACCCAATACAGCAACAAAAAAGAAACTGTTGTAGTTGGAATGAAGCAAAAGATAAAGTTGGTAGATGCTAATGGTGAAGATGTTTCGGAGCAGACATTTACAACAAATGAGTTTGGAAGCTATAATGGCAATTTTATTCTGCCAAAAGGAAAATTAAACGGTCAGTTTATGCTGGAAACGGATGAAGGTTCTGTAAGCTTCAGAGTAGAAGAATACAAACGTCCGAATTTCGAAATTACCTTTGAAGATATTAAAGGTGAATATAAGTTTGGACAGACTATTCACATGAAAGGTAAAGCTGTTTCGTTCTCGGGAGTTCCGCTAAGCAATGCTACATTGAATTATGAAATTAAGAAACAGGATATACGTTACCGTTATTTCTACTGGTTCGCGCCAACTTCTAATGAAAACTCAATCCTGGGAACGGTTAAAACCAATGAAAAAGGAGAGTTCGATATTCCTGTAGACCTGAAAAAAGATGATAAGCTAAAAGGAATACAGGTAAATGAATATGTGGTAAATGCATCGGTGACAGATACCAATGGCGAAACACAGGAGAATTCGTCAACATTCCGTGTAGCCTCTGTAAGCCATTTTATAGAAGCTGAAGAAGTAAAACCAGCTTTCGCGAATGAAGATATAAAAGTAAAAGTTGCGACTAAGAATTACAACAACCAGAAGCTTGGGAAAAGTTATCAGGCAAAACTAAGTCTTCTGGAATCTCCTGAGCGTATTTTCAGAAATAATTTTGAAGATTTTGTACAGGATGTTCCGGTATTTTCTAAAGAGAATTTCATTCAGAAGTTTCCGCACGATTATTTTGATAAATCCGAATTAGCAAATAACAGAAAAGAGAAACAAACAGTACTGCAGAAAACAGCCACTGATGAAGAATTTAGTCTTGGGAAATTAGCAGCAGGAACTTACAAACTGGAATTCTACAACATCGAAGGACAGGATACTATAAAAACTGAAAAAGTCTTCGAAGTGTGGGACAGAAAGTCTTTAGGAAACGGACAGAAGCCTTTCTTCAGATTAATGAATAATCAGAAAGATTATGCAAGAGGAGAAAAGGCCAAAGTATATCTTTATTCTGCTATCCCGGAGGCTAAAGTGTATGTGTATGTACAAAACGGAAACGGAGAGACTAAAACCGAAGAAAAGTATATTAAGAATGGTGTGTTGGAGTACGAAATTGCAATTCCTGCGGACCCGGCTGTGAAGCAACTGAACCTTCAGTTTACTTTAGCGGCTTATAATGATATCCAGACACTTTCTACAAACTTGCCGGTTCGTAATGAAACAGAACCTATGAAGATAGAACTGACGACTTTCCGTGATAAGATCCAGCCGGGAAGCAAAGAAAAGTGGACGGTGAAAATTACCGGAAAGAACAAAGAAAAGGCTGTAGCTGAATTATTAGCGAATATGTATGATATGTCACTAGATCAGTTTGCTGCTAATACTTATACATTCAGAAATTTCAATTTCGAAAGATTTATACAGCAAAATTATGGAGTGGGTACAGAAAGTCTAAACTCTGTACGCTTTAATAAACGTGAAAAATATTTGAATGCTAAAACCGTATTTGCGCCTTATTTTAACTGGTTCGATCAGTATGGGGCATTAGGCGGACTTGCAACTAATGTCAGAATTAGAGGAGGATCCACATTACGGAAAGCTAATGTAGCTTATGAAGCAGCTGTTGATCAAAAAAGTGTTATGGATATGGTTCCTGCTCCGGTAGCTGCTGCTAAAGTTGCAGATTCTTCAAGTAAGAAGGAAATTGAAGAAGTTGTAGTTACTGGATATGGTAAAGCGAAGAAAAAAGAAGATCTGGACAAGGTTCCTGTTCGCAGTAATTTGAATGAAACTGTATTCTTCTATCCAAACTTAAAGACAGATAAAGATGGAAATGTAAGTTTTGAATTTACATCTCCGGAAGCGCTAACCAAGTGGAAACTGATGTTCCTGGCACATGATAAAAATGCTAATGCTGCAACACTGGAGCAGACTATTGTTACACAGAAAGATTTCTCGGTTACTCCAAATTATCCAAGATTCTTACGTGAAGGCGATGAAATCAATATGCAGGTGAAGCTGAATAATCTTGTAGAAAAAGCTTTAAGTGGTAGTGTACAGCTGCAAATTCTGAATGCTGATACCAACGAAGATATTTCTTCAAAATTCGGACTGAATAATATGATTCAGAATTTTGATATCAATGCAACTTCAAGCAAATCTGTTAACTGGACTTTCAAAGTGCCAAACGATGTTTCCGGAATTATTATAAAAACGGTTGCAAAAGCAGGGCAGTATAGTGATGGCGAACAAAAAGCAGTTCCGGTATTGCCAAACAGAATGTTGGTAACGGATGCCTTACCAATTTTTGTAAAAGAAGGACAAACCAAGACTTTTGTGCTGGATCAGTTAAAATCGAATAACTCGACAACAATTGCCAATGTTTCTAATACATTAGAGCTGACAACCAATCCAATTTGGGAGGTACTGTTTGCATTGCCAAGTCTGAAGAATGATATTAATAATTCAGCAGATGTAGTATTCAATAAATGGTTTGCAGATGTTCTGGCTTCTGAAATATTCAAGGCTAATCCGAGAATGAAGAAGATCTTTGAAGAATATCAGGAGAAAGGCTTGTTGGAAAGTAATCTGGAGAAAAATCAGGAACTGAAGCAGCTTTTATTAGAAGAAACACCTTGGGTATTCGAGGCTAAAGATGAGAAACAGCAAATGCAAATGTTAGCACGTCTGTTTGATGCTAATAATATGCGTAACTCTATTTTAGACGATTGGAGCACACTGAAACAATTGCAAAATGGTGATGGTGGGTTCTCATGGTATGCAGGTTCTCCAAGCAGCTTCTCTACATCGCTTTATATTCTTAAAAACTTAGGGAAAATAAACGAATGGCTGAAAGATAAAGGCGGCGTGAACGATTATCAGAATACACCGCAAAATGAAATGGTAAGTACATTAACGGCTTATTTGGACCGTGAGATCAACCGTTACTGGAAACCAAAAGATATGAATCCGTGGAACAATCTGGTATTGGATTATCTGGATACACGTCATTATTGGGAAGCTCAATACCCGCTAAAAAATACAGGTGCAACACTGAAATCTCAGGTTATTGCTAAAGCAAAAACAGCTAAGATTACAGACTTTACATTCTATGGGTTATCAAGAGCTGCATTATTATTCAATAACTATGGATTGAAAGATGTTTCTGAAAAACTAATGACCTATCTGAAGGAAACTTCTACAGATACTAAAACTCAAGGTGTATACTGGAAGCAGAATCTGGATGCGTGGGGCTGGTATGCTTCGAAAGCAATTAACCATGCTTTGGCAATGCAGGCATTTAATAAGCTGAAACCTAGTGATGCAATTATAGAGGATATGAAAATCTGGCTTATAACTCAGAAAGAAGTCAACCATTGGGAAACCAGCCGTGCTACTGCAGAAGTTATCTATACAATAATGAACAGCGGTAAGTCATGGACAACTCCGGAAGCAGACAAAGCAACTGTAATCTGGGGAGGTAAAGAGTTGACAAAAACTGACACTCAGGCAACAGGTTATATCAAATCTTCTGTAAAATCCCCGGAACTGGATAAGAAACTGGCTGAAGTAACAGTAACCAAACCAGGTCCTGGTATTGTTCAGGGCGGGCTGTTCTGGCAGTATTATGAAGATCTGGATAAAGTGAAATCTTCTGAAACTTATATTTCTGTGACCAAAGAACTTTACAAAAAAGTGAAAACAGAAAATGGAGAAGAACTTAAAAAGATTACAGCTGATACACCACTTCGTGTAGGAGATAAAGTGACAGTGAGAATGATTCTGAATACAGACCGTCCAATGGAGTATATTCATATCAAAGATATGAGAGCTGCAGGATTTGAACCAACAGAAGTATTATCAGGATACCAGTGGAAGAATAATTTAGGTTACTATCAGTCGACTAAAGATGCATCTACCAATTTCTATATAGAACAGATGCCAAAAGGCAAATATGTTTTCGAATATGATGTGGTAGCTAATATTGCAGGTAAGTTCTCTAACGGAATTACAACAATGCAGAATTACTACGCACCTCAGATGAATGCACATACACAGGGAACAAATGTTACTGTAGCGTCTCATTAG
- a CDS encoding GLPGLI family protein encodes MILACLLKKNMKRIVTIFLFVITYNFALCQKSDNKAEMKIVYEMKMGNISENKDISIYYYDLIFDKTTSIYADSNAKAYYDYIAKERGNYRLFMRPPKGKGSVYKENEKLIVSQPIGRDIYSYDEPALKWTIINEKKKKISNYDCILAKTTTDTGIVFYAWFTPKISIPEGPFRFKGLAGVILEVYNEINTIHISAVEIRKSNAGIYPLQYPKVYHISKKDFLDKRKTFIVNPNAEAPLDFIIKETDSGFESKKTVYKSINPNYLLD; translated from the coding sequence ATGATTTTAGCATGCCTTTTAAAAAAAAATATGAAAAGGATAGTTACAATTTTCTTATTTGTTATAACTTATAATTTTGCATTATGTCAGAAAAGTGATAATAAAGCAGAGATGAAGATTGTTTATGAGATGAAGATGGGAAATATTTCTGAAAATAAAGATATTAGCATATATTATTACGACTTGATATTTGATAAGACCACTTCAATTTATGCAGACTCCAATGCCAAAGCATATTACGATTATATTGCTAAAGAAAGAGGCAATTACAGACTATTTATGAGACCTCCGAAAGGAAAAGGTAGTGTTTATAAAGAAAATGAAAAATTAATCGTTTCTCAGCCAATAGGCAGAGATATTTATTCCTATGATGAACCTGCATTAAAATGGACTATTATAAATGAGAAGAAAAAAAAGATTAGTAACTACGATTGCATTTTAGCTAAAACAACTACTGATACCGGTATTGTTTTCTATGCATGGTTTACACCTAAGATCTCCATTCCGGAGGGGCCATTCAGGTTTAAAGGGCTTGCCGGGGTTATATTGGAGGTTTATAATGAAATTAATACAATCCATATTTCGGCAGTAGAAATAAGAAAATCAAATGCAGGGATATATCCTTTGCAGTATCCGAAAGTTTATCATATTAGCAAGAAGGATTTCCTGGATAAAAGAAAAACATTTATTGTAAATCCTAATGCAGAAGCTCCTCTTGATTTTATCATAAAAGAAACCGATTCCGGATTTGAATCAAAGAAGACAGTATATAAATCAATTAATCCAAATTATCTTCTTGATTAG
- a CDS encoding TolC family protein, translating into MRNRLSLYGISLFLLPVLGWGQSAPDFKELLESAIVRDADLMMQKTKNKVTELDQHKLKDIFLPTLEISGQAGYLNATTRLSSPEINLEPFLTIPSGAYSNNLNISGFSGIAKADAKMLLYSGGKVKYLNKALEEKKKSEDILLEKTRDEVITTISRAYDQLALIHQSKIVLDESKRRLDANRKTADKALGYGLITPYDHKKIELAQATLDAKVVEYEGKKELLLTQLEVLTGVEKERLRLINPVLVPVESLPLQKSIEERAEIRALDHGINAADYKIQAERTWWIPKVQLMASLYYIGLYSNRIKTSDNIIPAIPELNYPGRKLDWRPNNLAVFPLLTAGVGFKWEIFDGKEGKHAEELAKVNKEMLQTQKYDATRKLTLNLANNQSNYDIAYAQIALKKKQKELAQNALVQAEKEFRYGMAKSTQLIEAENDLEAAELDYQNAIFNQRRAAIELMKSTQELDVTKLYQGL; encoded by the coding sequence ATGAGGAACAGATTATCACTGTATGGGATAAGCTTGTTTTTACTCCCTGTTTTGGGATGGGGACAATCGGCTCCCGACTTCAAAGAATTGCTGGAAAGTGCTATTGTACGCGATGCAGATTTAATGATGCAGAAGACCAAAAATAAGGTCACAGAACTCGATCAGCACAAACTTAAAGATATCTTTCTGCCTACACTGGAAATTAGTGGACAGGCAGGTTATCTTAATGCGACAACCCGTCTAAGTTCTCCGGAAATAAATCTGGAACCTTTTCTTACTATTCCAAGCGGTGCGTATAGCAACAATCTTAATATTTCCGGGTTTTCAGGAATCGCGAAAGCAGATGCAAAAATGCTGCTGTATTCCGGCGGAAAAGTAAAATATCTGAATAAGGCACTGGAAGAAAAGAAAAAGTCGGAAGATATCCTATTGGAAAAAACACGTGATGAGGTTATTACAACCATTTCCCGTGCCTATGACCAATTGGCACTAATTCACCAGTCCAAAATTGTTCTGGATGAAAGCAAGAGACGGCTGGATGCCAACAGAAAAACAGCAGATAAGGCTTTAGGTTATGGTCTTATTACACCATACGATCATAAAAAAATCGAACTGGCCCAGGCAACTTTGGATGCAAAGGTTGTAGAATATGAAGGGAAGAAAGAACTTCTGCTGACTCAGCTGGAAGTATTGACCGGAGTAGAAAAAGAAAGATTACGTTTGATAAATCCTGTATTGGTTCCGGTGGAAAGTCTTCCGTTGCAAAAAAGCATCGAAGAAAGAGCCGAAATTCGCGCACTCGATCATGGAATTAATGCTGCAGATTATAAAATACAGGCAGAAAGAACATGGTGGATTCCAAAAGTTCAGTTAATGGCTTCTTTATACTATATTGGTCTTTATAGTAACAGGATCAAAACTTCAGATAATATTATTCCGGCAATTCCGGAGCTGAATTATCCCGGTAGAAAACTTGACTGGAGACCCAATAACCTGGCTGTATTTCCATTGCTTACTGCGGGAGTGGGATTCAAATGGGAGATATTTGATGGTAAGGAAGGTAAACATGCTGAAGAACTGGCAAAAGTAAATAAAGAAATGCTGCAGACTCAGAAATATGATGCTACGAGAAAGCTGACACTGAATTTGGCGAATAATCAGTCTAATTACGATATTGCCTATGCGCAAATTGCATTGAAAAAGAAACAAAAAGAACTGGCACAAAATGCATTGGTTCAGGCTGAGAAAGAATTCCGCTACGGAATGGCAAAATCTACACAGCTGATAGAAGCAGAAAACGATCTGGAAGCTGCAGAGCTAGACTACCAAAACGCTATATTCAACCAGAGAAGAGCGGCTATCGAGCTGATGAAATCTACTCAGGAATTAGATGTAACCAAGCTTTATCAAGGTTTATAA